In Chitinophagales bacterium, the following proteins share a genomic window:
- a CDS encoding glycogen/starch synthase: protein MEKARVLIVTQEMNPYLNLSEISKIARSLPQHIQEKGMEIRILMPRFGDINERRHRLHEVVRLSGINITVADEDYPLIIKVASLPNARMQVYFLDNEDLFKRKGVFANAKGEPFEDNAERMTFFCKGVLETVKKFGWPPNIIHCHGWMTGLIPYYLKTNYKDDPVFNNSKAIFSVYNDLKGGVAPESLQNIAELDDENYPVELEFFNKGDVNSLNAAAASCADGVIIGSDKVDATDLLAKNGKPILEFQGEEDYLAAYHTFYNDLLSAVDSK, encoded by the coding sequence ATGGAAAAGGCCAGAGTCCTAATTGTTACTCAGGAAATGAATCCTTATCTCAATCTGAGTGAGATTTCTAAAATTGCCAGAAGCCTACCGCAACACATCCAGGAAAAAGGTATGGAAATTCGAATATTGATGCCAAGATTTGGCGATATTAATGAGCGCAGACACCGATTACATGAGGTAGTTCGACTCTCAGGAATAAATATTACTGTTGCGGATGAAGATTATCCACTGATCATTAAAGTAGCCAGTTTGCCTAATGCGCGCATGCAGGTTTACTTCCTCGATAATGAAGACCTTTTTAAGCGCAAAGGTGTTTTTGCCAATGCTAAAGGCGAACCATTTGAGGATAATGCAGAGCGCATGACCTTTTTCTGTAAAGGCGTGTTGGAAACAGTGAAAAAGTTTGGATGGCCACCTAATATAATTCACTGCCATGGCTGGATGACCGGACTTATCCCTTACTATTTAAAAACAAATTATAAAGACGACCCGGTTTTTAACAATTCCAAAGCTATTTTCTCCGTTTACAATGATTTGAAAGGTGGAGTTGCTCCTGAAAGCTTGCAAAATATTGCCGAACTGGATGATGAAAATTACCCGGTTGAGTTGGAATTTTTTAACAAAGGGGATGTCAATAGTCTGAATGCAGCCGCAGCTTCATGTGCTGATGGTGTGATTATTGGTAGCGATAAAGTTGATGCAACTGATTTATTGGCAAAAAACGGAAAACCAATTTTGGAATTTCAGGGAGAAGAGGATTACTTAGCAGCATACCACACTTTTTATAATGATCTGCTTTCAGCAGTAGACAGTAAGTAG